The following are encoded together in the Citrobacter arsenatis genome:
- a CDS encoding Na/Pi cotransporter family protein has translation MLTLLHLLSAVAMLVWGTHIVRTGVMRVFGARLRTVLSRSVEKKPLAFCAGIGVTALVQSSNATTMLVTSFVAQDLVALTPALVIVLGADVGTALMARILTFDLSWLSPLLIFIGVIFFLGRKQSRVGQLGRVGIGLGLILLALELIVQAVTPITQANGVQVIFASLTGDIMLDALIGAMFAIISYSSLAAVLLTATLTAAGIISFPVALCLVIGANLGSGLLAMLNNSAANAAARRVALGSLLFKLVGSLIILPFVHPLANLMDELPLPKSELVIYFHVFYNLVRCVAMVPFAEPMARFCKRIIRDEPELDGHLKPKHLDVSALDTPTLALANAAREALRIGDAMEQMMDGLKKVMHGEPREEKELRRMADDINVLYTAIKLYLARMPKDELAEEESRRWAEIIEMSLNLEQASDIVERMGSEIADKSLAARRAFSVEGLKELDALYDQLLSNLQLAMSVFFSGDVTSARRLRRSKHRFRILNRRYSHAHVDRLHQQNVQSIETSSLHLALLGDMQRLNSLFCSVAYSVLEQPDEDDERDDY, from the coding sequence GTGTTAACTCTGTTACACCTGCTTTCTGCCGTCGCGATGCTGGTTTGGGGTACGCATATTGTGCGTACCGGCGTGATGCGTGTCTTCGGCGCCCGCTTGCGTACCGTTCTCAGCCGTAGCGTTGAAAAGAAGCCGCTCGCCTTTTGTGCGGGTATCGGCGTGACGGCGCTGGTACAAAGCAGCAACGCCACCACCATGCTGGTCACTTCGTTTGTCGCACAAGATCTCGTGGCGCTTACCCCTGCGCTGGTGATTGTACTCGGCGCCGACGTGGGGACCGCGCTGATGGCGCGTATCCTGACCTTCGATCTCTCCTGGCTGTCGCCACTGCTGATTTTTATCGGCGTGATCTTCTTTCTCGGTCGCAAACAGTCTCGCGTGGGGCAACTGGGGCGGGTTGGCATTGGGCTGGGGTTGATTTTACTGGCGCTGGAGTTGATTGTGCAGGCGGTAACGCCGATCACCCAGGCGAACGGCGTACAGGTTATTTTCGCCTCGCTGACCGGCGATATCATGCTCGATGCGCTGATTGGCGCGATGTTTGCGATTATCAGTTACTCCAGCCTGGCGGCGGTGCTGCTGACGGCCACGCTGACTGCCGCGGGGATTATTTCGTTCCCGGTGGCGTTGTGTCTGGTGATTGGTGCCAACCTTGGCTCCGGCCTGCTGGCGATGCTTAATAACAGCGCCGCTAACGCCGCCGCCCGTCGTGTGGCGCTCGGTAGCCTGCTTTTTAAGCTGGTGGGCAGCCTGATTATCCTGCCGTTCGTTCATCCGCTGGCCAATCTGATGGATGAACTGCCGCTGCCAAAATCGGAACTGGTTATCTACTTCCACGTTTTCTACAACCTGGTGCGCTGCGTAGCGATGGTACCGTTCGCCGAACCGATGGCGCGTTTTTGTAAGCGCATCATCCGCGATGAGCCGGAGCTTGATGGACATCTGAAACCCAAACATCTGGACGTCAGCGCGCTGGATACGCCAACGCTCGCTCTGGCCAATGCCGCCCGTGAAGCTTTGCGCATTGGCGACGCGATGGAGCAGATGATGGACGGGCTGAAGAAGGTGATGCACGGCGAGCCGCGTGAAGAGAAAGAGCTGCGCAGGATGGCGGACGACATCAACGTGCTGTATACCGCAATTAAGCTCTATCTGGCGCGGATGCCAAAGGATGAGCTGGCGGAAGAGGAATCACGCCGTTGGGCGGAGATTATCGAAATGTCGCTCAACCTCGAGCAAGCTTCCGATATTGTCGAACGTATGGGCAGCGAGATAGCCGATAAGTCGCTGGCCGCCCGCCGGGCATTCTCGGTAGAAGGGCTGAAAGAGCTGGATGCGCTCTACGATCAGTTGCTCAGCAATCTGCAACTGGCGATGTCGGTGTTCTTCTCCGGAGATGTGACCAGCGCCCGTCGTCTGCGCCGCAGCAAGCACCGATTCCGTATTCTCAACCGCCGTTATTCGCATGCGCACGTTGACCGTCTGCATCAGCAGAACGTACAGAGCATCGAGACCAGCTCCTTGCACCTGGCGCTGCTGGGTGACATGCAGCGTCTGAACTCGCTGTTTTGCTCTGTGGCTTACAGCGTGCTGGAACAGCCGGATGAAGACGATGAGCGGGATGATTACTAA
- the pepE gene encoding dipeptidase PepE — MELLLLSNSTLPGKGWMEHALPLIAEQLNGRRTAVFIPFAGVTQTWDEYTAKTAAIFAPMGVNVTGIHSVADPITAIENAELVIVGGGNTFQLLKESRERGLLAPIVDVVKRGALYIGWSAGSNLACQTIRTTNDMPIVDPKGFDALGLFPLQINPHFTNALPEGHKGETREQRIRELLVVAPELTVIGLPEGNWIKVSNGQSVLGGPNTTYIFKAGEEAVAVEAGHCF; from the coding sequence ATGGAACTGCTTTTATTAAGTAACTCGACGCTGCCGGGCAAAGGCTGGATGGAACATGCGCTGCCACTGATCGCAGAGCAATTGAATGGTCGCCGCACGGCGGTGTTTATTCCGTTCGCTGGCGTGACGCAAACCTGGGATGAGTACACGGCGAAAACGGCAGCCATCTTTGCACCAATGGGTGTAAACGTTACGGGCATTCATTCCGTTGCCGATCCGATTACCGCCATTGAAAACGCAGAGCTGGTGATTGTCGGCGGGGGTAACACCTTCCAGTTGCTGAAAGAAAGCCGCGAGCGCGGACTGCTGGCACCGATTGTGGATGTCGTCAAACGCGGTGCACTGTATATCGGCTGGAGCGCGGGCTCTAACCTTGCCTGCCAGACCATCCGCACCACCAACGACATGCCGATTGTCGATCCAAAAGGCTTTGATGCGCTGGGTCTTTTCCCGCTGCAGATTAACCCGCACTTCACCAACGCGCTGCCGGAAGGCCATAAAGGCGAAACGCGTGAACAGCGTATTCGCGAACTGCTGGTGGTGGCGCCAGAGCTGACAGTAATAGGCTTGCCGGAAGGTAACTGGATTAAGGTGAGTAACGGTCAATCCGTGCTCGGCGGCCCGAACACCACATATATCTTTAAAGCGGGTGAAGAGGCGGTTGCCGTTGAAGCAGGCCACTGCTTTTAG
- a CDS encoding rhodanese-like domain-containing protein, whose protein sequence is MSTVTDIPAASPAQAIAHFQQRLSMETDCSDVHCAMAAGDKDFVLLHVVGSAESFSLCHIPGAIHLPHRLINTESLNKWSHDTLFVVYCAGPHCNGADRAALKLAQLGRPVKIMIGGIKGWEDEGLAFATTQKDAVSIA, encoded by the coding sequence ATGAGTACCGTAACAGATATTCCAGCCGCTTCACCTGCACAAGCCATAGCCCATTTCCAGCAACGTCTGAGTATGGAGACGGATTGTTCTGACGTACATTGCGCAATGGCTGCTGGCGACAAAGATTTTGTACTGCTACATGTGGTGGGTAGCGCAGAGAGTTTTTCCCTTTGCCATATTCCTGGCGCGATTCATCTTCCTCATCGTCTGATAAATACGGAGTCCCTAAACAAATGGTCCCACGACACACTGTTTGTCGTCTATTGCGCTGGCCCACACTGTAACGGGGCCGATCGCGCGGCGCTGAAGTTGGCGCAGCTAGGTCGACCGGTGAAAATAATGATTGGTGGTATTAAAGGCTGGGAGGACGAAGGACTGGCGTTTGCCACGACGCAAAAGGACGCTGTTTCAATAGCTTGA
- the ftrA gene encoding transcriptional regulator FtrA yields MTDSARIMTTSSRPLVVALAYDGLCTFEFGVAVEVFGLPRPELGDRWYRFAVASVDQGELRATGGVRIVVDGGYELLQEADTIVIPGWRDVSSPVPEALCVALRAAHQRGCRVISICSGVFVLAAAGLLDGRKATTHWRYVSELQRRFPAISVVEDVLYVGEHDVLTSAGSAAGIDLCLHVVRSDFGLDIANNVARRLVLQPHRDGSQTQQQLRPVARSRESQRFGLLLDWLHNNIAQKHTLDALASQVGMSPRTLMRRFQESTGLTPARWLMNERLNRAQQALSTSHISIEQIAQQTGFGSANSLRYHFQKRFGISPQALRNQMR; encoded by the coding sequence ATGACAGATTCCGCCAGGATCATGACAACATCTTCTCGCCCGTTGGTCGTTGCACTCGCTTATGACGGGCTATGTACTTTTGAGTTTGGCGTCGCAGTGGAAGTTTTTGGGCTTCCGCGACCTGAGTTGGGCGATCGTTGGTATCGTTTTGCCGTAGCTTCCGTTGATCAAGGTGAATTAAGGGCAACTGGCGGGGTTCGTATCGTTGTTGATGGTGGGTATGAATTGCTTCAGGAAGCGGACACTATCGTCATTCCTGGCTGGCGTGACGTGAGCTCGCCAGTTCCGGAAGCATTATGCGTTGCACTTCGCGCTGCACATCAACGCGGTTGCCGAGTCATCTCTATCTGTTCTGGTGTATTTGTTCTGGCTGCGGCAGGTTTGCTGGATGGTCGTAAGGCGACAACACACTGGCGTTACGTCAGCGAACTCCAGCGACGCTTTCCTGCAATCAGCGTCGTGGAAGATGTCCTGTATGTCGGTGAACATGACGTACTCACTTCGGCAGGCAGCGCGGCAGGAATTGATTTATGTTTGCATGTGGTGCGTAGTGATTTTGGACTTGATATTGCCAATAACGTGGCCCGTCGCCTGGTGCTGCAACCCCACAGGGATGGCAGCCAGACTCAGCAACAACTGCGTCCTGTGGCCCGTAGTCGGGAAAGCCAGCGTTTTGGTCTTTTACTTGACTGGTTACATAACAATATCGCCCAGAAGCACACCCTTGACGCTCTGGCCAGCCAGGTTGGTATGAGTCCCCGAACGCTGATGCGGCGATTTCAGGAGTCAACGGGGCTTACACCGGCACGTTGGCTGATGAATGAACGGCTAAACCGTGCGCAGCAGGCGCTCAGTACGTCCCATATCAGTATTGAGCAAATAGCGCAGCAAACCGGGTTCGGTAGCGCAAACTCTTTGCGTTACCACTTTCAAAAACGATTTGGTATCAGCCCGCAGGCATTACGTAATCAGATGCGATAG
- the rluF gene encoding 23S rRNA pseudouridine(2604) synthase RluF, translating to MLPDSSIRLNKYISESGICSRREADRFIEQGNVFLNGKRATIGDQVMPGDVVKVNGRLIEPREAEDLVFIALNKPVGIVSTTEDSERDNIVDFVNHSKRVFPIGRLDKDSQGLIFLTNHGDLVNKILRAGNDHEKEYLVTVDKPVTDDFIRGMGAGVPILGTVTKKCKVKKEAPFVFRITLIQGLNRQIRRMCEHFGYEVTKLERTRIMNVGLSGLPLGEWRDLTDDELIDLFKLIENSSSEAKPKAKAKPKTAGIKRPVVKIEKSAEKEKSRPATNGKRFTSPGRKKKGR from the coding sequence ATGCTGCCCGACTCATCCATCCGATTAAATAAATACATCAGTGAAAGTGGAATCTGCTCGCGTCGCGAGGCGGATCGCTTTATCGAACAAGGAAATGTCTTCCTGAATGGCAAACGTGCCACCATTGGCGATCAGGTGATGCCTGGCGACGTCGTAAAAGTAAATGGTCGGTTGATTGAGCCGCGTGAAGCGGAAGATCTGGTTTTTATCGCGCTGAACAAGCCGGTAGGGATTGTCAGCACCACCGAAGATAGCGAACGCGACAACATTGTTGATTTCGTCAATCACAGCAAGCGCGTATTCCCAATCGGTCGTCTGGACAAAGATTCTCAGGGACTCATCTTTCTGACCAACCACGGCGACCTGGTGAATAAAATCCTGCGTGCCGGTAACGATCACGAAAAAGAGTATCTGGTGACGGTAGATAAGCCGGTTACTGATGACTTTATCCGCGGGATGGGGGCCGGTGTGCCAATCCTCGGCACCGTTACCAAAAAATGTAAGGTAAAGAAAGAAGCGCCATTTGTGTTTCGCATTACGCTGATTCAAGGGCTGAACCGCCAGATCCGTCGTATGTGCGAGCACTTTGGCTATGAAGTTACCAAACTTGAGCGTACGCGTATCATGAACGTTGGTTTGTCCGGCCTGCCGCTTGGTGAATGGCGCGACCTGACGGATGACGAACTGATCGATCTGTTCAAGCTGATTGAGAACTCGTCCTCAGAAGCCAAACCGAAGGCGAAAGCGAAGCCCAAAACCGCAGGCATTAAGCGCCCGGTGGTGAAAATCGAAAAATCGGCAGAGAAAGAGAAATCGCGCCCGGCGACAAACGGTAAGCGTTTTACCTCGCCGGGGCGTAAGAAGAAAGGACGTTAA
- a CDS encoding DUF3811 domain-containing protein produces the protein MALPRITQKEMTEREQRELKTLLDRARIAHGRLLTNAETNSIKKEYIDKLMALREAEAKKARQLKKKQAYKPDAEASFSWSANTPTRGRR, from the coding sequence ATGGCACTCCCCCGCATTACCCAAAAAGAGATGACCGAGCGCGAACAGCGTGAACTGAAAACGTTGCTCGACCGCGCGCGCATTGCGCATGGCCGACTGCTGACCAACGCTGAGACTAACAGCATCAAGAAAGAGTACATCGATAAACTGATGGCTTTGCGCGAAGCAGAAGCTAAAAAAGCCCGCCAGTTGAAGAAAAAGCAGGCTTATAAACCGGATGCGGAAGCATCGTTTTCCTGGTCAGCGAATACGCCAACGCGCGGCAGACGTTAA
- the panS gene encoding ketopantoate/pantoate/pantothenate transporter PanS: protein MLATLTRLFPLWALLLSVIAYYTPATFTPVGPFVPSLLMLIMFGMGVHLKVDDFKRVLSRPAPVAAGIFLHYLVMPLAAWILALAFNMPPELSAGMVLVGNVASGTASNVMIYLAKGDVALSVTISSVSTLVGVVATPLLTRLYVDAHIQVDVMGMLLSILQIVVIPIALGLVIHHLFPRMVKAVEPYLPAFSMVCILAIISAVVAGSASHIASVGFVVIIAVILHNTIGLLGGYWGGKLFGFDESTCRTLAIEVGMQNSGLAAALGKIYFGPLAALPGALFSVWHNLSGSLLAGYWSGKPITEKKRR from the coding sequence ATGCTCGCTACTCTCACGCGGCTGTTCCCGTTATGGGCGCTGCTGCTCTCTGTTATTGCGTATTACACGCCCGCCACCTTTACGCCCGTCGGACCATTTGTGCCGTCATTACTGATGCTGATTATGTTCGGCATGGGCGTTCACCTGAAGGTGGACGACTTTAAACGCGTACTCTCACGTCCTGCACCAGTCGCAGCGGGTATTTTCCTGCACTATCTGGTGATGCCGCTCGCCGCATGGATTTTAGCGCTGGCATTTAACATGCCGCCGGAATTATCCGCAGGGATGGTGCTGGTCGGTAACGTCGCCAGCGGAACGGCATCAAACGTCATGATCTATCTGGCAAAAGGCGATGTGGCGCTCTCTGTGACTATTTCATCGGTTTCAACGCTGGTCGGCGTGGTCGCCACCCCGCTGCTGACGCGGCTGTATGTCGACGCGCATATCCAGGTGGATGTGATGGGTATGTTGCTGAGTATCCTGCAGATCGTGGTCATTCCGATTGCTTTGGGACTGGTCATTCATCACCTGTTCCCACGCATGGTAAAAGCTGTGGAACCGTATCTGCCCGCATTTTCTATGGTGTGCATTCTGGCTATCATCAGCGCCGTCGTGGCGGGTTCCGCCTCGCACATTGCGTCCGTCGGCTTTGTGGTGATTATCGCCGTGATCCTGCATAACACCATTGGCCTGCTCGGCGGCTACTGGGGCGGAAAACTGTTTGGTTTCGACGAGTCAACCTGCCGTACGTTGGCTATCGAAGTGGGCATGCAGAATTCAGGACTTGCCGCTGCGCTGGGCAAGATCTACTTTGGCCCGCTCGCCGCCCTGCCCGGCGCGCTGTTCTCCGTCTGGCACAACCTTTCCGGTTCTCTGCTGGCAGGCTACTGGTCCGGTAAGCCGATCACAGAGAAAAAACGCCGCTAA
- the rtcR gene encoding RNA repair transcriptional activator RtcR: MKKRRVVIGVLGTVLDKRGKRANRFKKWRPTVGLCQQPDFPVDRLELLHQPRDESMAQRLIEDVALLSPDTEVRPHAVTINDPWDFEEVYAAFLDFATHYSFDTENEEYLVHITTGTHVSQICWFLLTEARYLPASLLQTSPAPTGSSDEAVAAGVCSVIDLDLSRYATLTSRFQREQQQSVSFLKDGIDTRNATFNKLIDRIERVALRSTDPILLTGPTGAGKSFLAKRIFQLRQSRHLVAGKLVAVNCATLRGDNAMSTLFGHVKGAFTGALTARSGLLREADGGVLFLDEIAELGLDEQAMLLKAIEEKTFFPFGSDKEVHSDFQLIAGTHRDMQQWVAEGRFREDLYARINMWSFALPGLSQRREDIAPNVEYELHRFSSRKQMQIRFDKEARVCYLAFACSPQAQWRGNFRELSSSIARMATLAEQGRITLSLVEEEIALLKEGWQIAASQPELKMDIDLFDRRQLETVLEVCRRSASLSEAGRELFAVSRQKKANPNDADRLRKYLARFGLSWESVRSGT; this comes from the coding sequence ATGAAAAAGCGGCGGGTAGTGATTGGCGTATTGGGCACGGTGCTGGACAAACGCGGTAAACGAGCTAATCGGTTTAAAAAGTGGCGACCGACGGTTGGATTGTGCCAACAGCCTGATTTCCCTGTCGACAGGCTGGAACTGCTGCACCAGCCACGCGACGAGAGCATGGCGCAAAGGTTGATTGAAGACGTCGCGCTGCTCTCACCTGATACCGAAGTACGCCCGCATGCCGTGACCATTAACGACCCCTGGGATTTTGAAGAGGTCTACGCCGCCTTCCTCGACTTCGCCACCCACTACAGCTTTGATACGGAAAACGAAGAGTATCTGGTGCACATCACCACCGGGACGCATGTCTCACAAATCTGCTGGTTTCTGCTGACGGAAGCCCGCTACCTGCCCGCCAGCCTGCTACAAACCAGCCCGGCACCAACCGGTTCATCGGACGAGGCCGTCGCCGCTGGCGTCTGCTCGGTTATTGATCTCGATTTGAGCCGCTATGCCACGCTCACCAGTCGTTTTCAGCGCGAACAGCAGCAGTCGGTCTCCTTTCTGAAGGACGGGATTGATACGCGCAACGCTACCTTCAATAAACTGATCGATCGCATCGAGCGTGTGGCATTACGTTCGACCGACCCGATCCTGCTCACTGGCCCCACCGGCGCGGGTAAATCCTTCCTGGCGAAACGTATTTTTCAGCTACGCCAGTCGCGGCACTTGGTGGCGGGAAAACTGGTTGCGGTCAACTGCGCAACCCTGCGTGGCGACAATGCGATGTCTACGTTGTTCGGACATGTGAAAGGGGCGTTTACCGGCGCCCTCACGGCGCGCAGCGGACTGCTGCGTGAAGCGGATGGCGGCGTGCTGTTTCTCGATGAGATAGCCGAACTGGGATTGGACGAGCAGGCCATGCTGCTAAAAGCTATTGAAGAAAAAACCTTTTTCCCGTTTGGATCGGACAAAGAGGTACACAGCGATTTTCAACTGATTGCCGGAACCCATCGTGATATGCAGCAATGGGTCGCAGAGGGCCGTTTTCGCGAAGATCTCTACGCTCGTATCAACATGTGGAGCTTCGCCCTGCCCGGTTTGTCGCAGCGGCGGGAAGATATCGCCCCGAACGTCGAGTATGAGCTACACCGTTTTTCCAGCCGCAAACAGATGCAGATCCGTTTCGACAAAGAGGCACGCGTTTGCTATCTGGCATTTGCCTGTTCCCCACAGGCCCAGTGGCGCGGCAATTTTCGCGAACTAAGTTCATCTATCGCGCGAATGGCAACGCTTGCCGAACAGGGACGCATCACCTTATCCCTTGTCGAAGAGGAAATTGCGCTGTTAAAGGAGGGTTGGCAGATTGCCGCTTCGCAACCTGAACTGAAAATGGATATTGATCTGTTCGATCGCCGTCAGTTAGAAACAGTACTGGAAGTGTGCCGCCGCAGCGCGTCGCTGTCGGAAGCGGGACGCGAACTGTTTGCCGTCTCACGGCAGAAGAAAGCCAATCCTAACGATGCAGACCGCCTGCGCAAATATCTCGCCCGCTTCGGACTTAGCTGGGAAAGCGTTCGCAGCGGAACATAA
- a CDS encoding slipin family protein, with amino-acid sequence MAKKITIQKGQLGLLSLEGDYYQTLESGQHRLPWFNAPEVLIVNMDGSEVPQALAEYLRRFQPAWVERYCLVADTTDTEAGALYVNGVLQEICPPATRRLYWRAEEALTLVRMDTRQVLVPVEVMNAVLQPRRNGTVKGREAILTVQVPAWHVGVLKIDGETQALLPPGLTAYWKINHLIEAEVVDTRLQVLEVGGQEILTKDKVNLRLNLAANWRYSDVLQAFGQLTKPLDHLYRELQFALREAVGTRTLDELLEDKQVIDEVVSAQVKARMTPFGIEVASLGVKDIVLPGDMKAILSQLVEAEKSAQANVIRRREETAATRSLLNTAKVMENNPVALRLKELETLERVAERIDKISVFGGLDQVLHGLVNIKG; translated from the coding sequence ATGGCTAAGAAAATCACGATACAAAAAGGGCAGTTAGGTCTTTTATCCCTCGAGGGCGATTACTATCAGACGCTGGAGTCTGGGCAGCACCGTTTACCGTGGTTTAACGCCCCCGAAGTGCTGATTGTTAATATGGATGGTAGCGAAGTACCGCAAGCGCTGGCGGAGTATTTACGCCGATTCCAGCCTGCATGGGTGGAGCGTTACTGCCTGGTTGCTGATACGACGGATACTGAAGCTGGAGCGTTGTATGTCAACGGTGTTTTACAGGAGATCTGTCCGCCAGCCACACGCCGTCTTTACTGGCGCGCAGAGGAAGCGCTGACGCTGGTTCGCATGGATACTCGTCAGGTTTTGGTACCGGTTGAGGTGATGAATGCGGTATTACAGCCACGACGTAACGGTACGGTGAAAGGTCGTGAAGCCATCTTAACGGTGCAAGTTCCTGCGTGGCACGTTGGTGTGCTGAAAATTGATGGCGAAACCCAGGCGCTGTTACCGCCGGGTTTGACCGCATACTGGAAGATAAACCATCTGATTGAAGCTGAAGTTGTTGATACCCGTTTACAGGTGCTGGAGGTCGGCGGGCAAGAGATCCTGACCAAAGATAAGGTCAATCTGCGATTAAATCTGGCCGCAAACTGGCGTTATAGCGATGTGTTGCAGGCTTTTGGTCAACTGACCAAACCGCTGGACCACCTTTACCGCGAGTTACAGTTTGCGCTGCGTGAAGCGGTGGGAACGCGCACGCTGGACGAGCTGCTGGAAGATAAGCAGGTGATCGATGAGGTGGTGAGCGCACAGGTGAAAGCCCGAATGACGCCGTTTGGTATTGAGGTGGCTTCGCTCGGCGTGAAAGATATTGTCCTGCCGGGAGATATGAAAGCCATTTTGTCCCAACTGGTTGAAGCTGAGAAATCCGCTCAGGCCAACGTTATCCGCCGTCGTGAAGAGACTGCCGCGACGCGATCGCTGTTGAATACTGCGAAAGTAATGGAAAACAACCCGGTGGCGCTGCGCTTAAAAGAGCTGGAAACCCTCGAAAGAGTCGCTGAACGTATCGATAAAATCTCGGTGTTTGGTGGCCTCGACCAGGTACTGCACGGCCTTGTGAACATAAAAGGATAA
- a CDS encoding nucleotidyltransferase domain-containing protein, with the protein MSYNTVDGAMRERVLRQLKEVEQRYGVRVLYACESGSRGWGFASPDSDYDVRFLYVHPPEWYLRVEAPRDVIELPIDDELDVCGWEWRKALGLLKGANPTLIEWLDSPMVYQQDEATVSALKALMPKWFSPLRARWHYYSMARKNFRGYLQGDDVRLKKYFYVLRPLLAVRWVEAGKGVPPMRFAELLAGSELDAPLRQEIDELLERKKCAGEAEYGPRRPLLHAFIRAELERGEIPPTLPDSQEGDVRELDRLLYETVMS; encoded by the coding sequence ATGAGCTACAACACAGTGGACGGCGCGATGCGCGAAAGGGTATTGCGCCAGCTAAAAGAGGTAGAGCAGCGCTATGGCGTCAGGGTGCTGTATGCCTGTGAATCCGGCAGCCGCGGTTGGGGATTTGCCTCGCCGGACAGCGACTACGACGTGCGATTTCTCTATGTTCATCCACCCGAGTGGTATCTGCGGGTCGAGGCGCCACGAGATGTTATCGAGTTGCCGATAGATGATGAGCTGGACGTATGCGGCTGGGAATGGCGCAAGGCGCTGGGGCTGCTCAAAGGCGCAAACCCAACGCTCATCGAGTGGCTGGATTCTCCAATGGTCTATCAGCAGGATGAAGCAACCGTGTCAGCGCTGAAGGCATTGATGCCCAAATGGTTTTCCCCGCTACGTGCCCGCTGGCACTACTACTCGATGGCGCGGAAAAACTTCCGTGGCTATCTGCAGGGGGACGACGTACGGCTGAAAAAATACTTCTATGTCCTGCGCCCGCTGCTGGCGGTGCGTTGGGTAGAAGCGGGGAAAGGCGTGCCGCCGATGCGTTTTGCCGAGCTGCTGGCGGGGAGCGAACTGGATGCGCCGTTGCGTCAGGAAATTGATGAGCTGCTGGAACGTAAGAAGTGTGCGGGTGAGGCGGAATATGGTCCGCGCCGTCCACTGTTGCATGCGTTTATCCGCGCCGAACTGGAAAGAGGAGAGATTCCGCCGACGTTACCGGATAGTCAGGAAGGGGATGTCAGGGAACTGGACAGACTGTTATACGAGACAGTGATGTCATGA
- the lysC gene encoding lysine-sensitive aspartokinase 3, whose translation MTDVVVSKFGGTSVADFDAMNRSADVVLSDANVRVVVLSASAGITNLLVALAEGLEPTERFEKLDAIRQIQFNILERLRYPNVIREEIERLLENITTLAEAASLATSTALTDELVSHGELMSTLLFVEILRERNVQAQWFDVRKVMRTNDRFGRAEPDVAALAELATLQLAPRLSEGLVITQGFIGSESKGRTTTLGRGGSDYTAALLAEALHATRVDIWTDVPGIYTTDPRVVPAAQRIDEIAFEEAAEMATFGAKVLHPATLLPAVRSDIPVFVGSSKDPKAGGTLVCNKTKNPPLFRALALRRKQTLLTLHSLNMLHSRGFLAEVFGILARHNISVDLITTSEVSVALTLDTTGSTSTGDTLLTQSLLMELSALCRVEVEEGLALVALIGNDLSKACGVGKEVFGVLEPFNIRMICYGASSHNLCFLVPGTEAEQVVQKLHHNLFE comes from the coding sequence ATGACTGATGTAGTTGTCTCCAAATTTGGCGGTACCAGCGTGGCGGATTTTGATGCCATGAATCGCAGCGCTGATGTAGTGCTTTCTGATGCTAACGTCCGTGTAGTGGTACTTTCCGCTTCCGCGGGGATTACCAACCTGCTGGTCGCACTGGCTGAAGGGCTGGAGCCAACCGAGCGCTTCGAAAAACTCGACGCCATTCGTCAAATCCAGTTCAATATTCTGGAACGCCTGCGTTATCCAAACGTGATTCGAGAAGAGATCGAGCGTCTGCTGGAAAACATCACCACGCTGGCAGAAGCGGCGTCACTGGCGACCTCTACCGCGCTGACTGACGAACTGGTCAGCCACGGTGAACTGATGTCTACCCTGCTGTTCGTCGAAATCCTGCGTGAACGCAACGTGCAGGCGCAGTGGTTTGACGTGCGTAAAGTGATGCGTACCAACGATCGTTTTGGCCGCGCAGAACCTGACGTCGCGGCGCTGGCCGAACTGGCAACGCTCCAGTTGGCCCCGCGTCTGAGTGAAGGTCTAGTGATTACTCAGGGCTTTATCGGTAGCGAAAGCAAAGGCCGCACCACCACGTTAGGACGCGGCGGCAGCGATTACACGGCCGCCCTGCTGGCCGAAGCGCTGCACGCAACACGCGTTGATATCTGGACCGATGTTCCTGGCATTTACACGACCGATCCGCGCGTTGTTCCGGCTGCGCAGCGTATTGATGAAATCGCCTTTGAAGAAGCCGCGGAAATGGCGACCTTTGGCGCGAAAGTGCTGCACCCGGCAACCTTGTTACCTGCCGTTCGTAGCGATATCCCGGTGTTTGTGGGTTCCAGTAAGGATCCAAAAGCAGGCGGGACGCTGGTATGCAATAAAACCAAGAATCCACCGCTGTTCCGTGCGCTGGCGCTACGCCGTAAACAAACGCTGCTAACGCTGCATAGCCTGAATATGCTGCACTCTCGCGGCTTTTTAGCGGAAGTGTTCGGCATCCTGGCACGCCACAACATCTCGGTAGATTTAATCACCACATCCGAAGTCAGCGTGGCGCTGACGCTGGATACCACCGGTTCAACTTCCACCGGGGATACACTGTTAACACAGTCTCTGCTGATGGAACTGTCTGCCCTGTGTCGGGTTGAAGTGGAAGAAGGTCTGGCGCTGGTGGCATTGATTGGCAACGATCTGTCCAAAGCCTGCGGCGTGGGTAAAGAGGTGTTCGGCGTACTGGAGCCGTTCAACATCCGCATGATTTGCTACGGCGCATCCAGCCACAACCTGTGTTTCCTGGTGCCCGGTACTGAAGCCGAGCAGGTCGTACAGAAACTGCATCATAATTTGTTTGAGTGA